Proteins found in one Halanaerobiales bacterium genomic segment:
- a CDS encoding LCP family protein, with translation MNKKTKWVILIAIFILLFSGIYLYNFFPQLIPGLAIDDFEIKRDINILILGLDDRKSVQKDSIETDAIIMAQYKNEDNIIELNSISPEIEVDDNKLKKYETAELRKKTNDFLDIKEDYYFVISYDGFIKFIDEIGGVPINLDKKMEIPDLNLDLKKGENVLSGKEALSYIRWYNYEQVKTDRLKRQEKLIKAVKNKTLNKDYLTDIPQLYSTIVESYKMVDTNMDQRLVSDLVKLLQKNEKIKIKYEITAKK, from the coding sequence ATGAATAAAAAGACTAAATGGGTTATTTTAATTGCAATATTTATTTTATTATTTTCAGGAATTTATTTATATAATTTTTTTCCGCAGCTTATCCCAGGATTAGCAATTGATGATTTTGAGATTAAAAGAGATATAAATATTTTGATTTTAGGTCTAGATGATAGAAAAAGTGTTCAAAAAGATAGTATAGAAACTGATGCTATAATTATGGCTCAATATAAAAATGAAGACAATATTATTGAATTAAACTCAATTTCACCTGAAATAGAGGTAGATGATAATAAATTAAAAAAATATGAAACTGCTGAATTAAGAAAAAAAACAAATGATTTTTTAGATATAAAAGAAGATTATTATTTTGTTATAAGTTATGATGGATTTATCAAATTTATAGATGAAATTGGAGGAGTACCAATAAATTTAGATAAAAAAATGGAAATTCCTGATTTGAATTTAGATTTAAAAAAGGGAGAAAATGTACTTTCCGGAAAAGAAGCATTAAGTTACATACGATGGTATAACTATGAACAGGTTAAAACTGATAGGTTAAAAAGACAGGAAAAATTAATTAAAGCAGTTAAAAATAAAACATTAAATAAAGATTATTTAACTGATATTCCACAACTATATTCTACTATTGTTGAAAGTTATAAAATGGTAGATACAAATATGGATCAGAGACTGGTTAGTGATTTAGTAAAATTATTACAAAAAAATGAAAAAATTAAAATAAAATATGAAATAACAGCAAAAAAGTAA